The Cryptomeria japonica chromosome 6, Sugi_1.0, whole genome shotgun sequence genomic interval actttttgttttataacttattcatcatattctcttatttgctcatgttttaaattacacaatattttcaattttacagtttgttaagcccttggtggttttgttgtgaGTTGTGGATGGagaaaagcccgcaatgggctacatatatgagggcatggatagggcaaaAGAGGGCATCAAATCTATCTATgcaggagatgagagcaagtatggtcccatttggcagatcattgataagagatggcatcatcagcttcataggcccatccatgcagcagcctattatTTGAATCTGGCATTCCATTTTAGCCCTACTTTCAGGGCTGATGCGGAGGTCCTTGATGGGCTATACTTAGTCATGGAGAAGATGGCACCTGTTGGTTGTACTCAGACAGATCTTATgcgagagctacagttgttctcaaatgcacaaggggagaccttttcTCATCCTATCgccaaagaaagtaggacaactatgatgccaggtaaaaataaattgtaaggcttaattttagttttattgtatattgttaaatgagtttatgagagactgattttatttatttttctcatttcaaactcagataattggtggagcttttttggcccaacgacaccaaatcttcagaagttggccattcgcatcttgagccaaccatgcagtgcatctggttgtgagcgcaattggagtatgtttgagcacatacactccaagaggcgcaatagattatccgtggagaagatgaatgatcttatctttgttcactacaacctccacctgagaatgagaaagaatgcattagctgacatctctcctatcattctagatgaggttgatcctgaggCAGAGTGGGCCATTGAGACAGATCCTGTGGctatctttagtgatgatgacattgattggatcgaccaggtagatatagaggctgaggctgtagccatggtagaggaggcatagagagcacgagcagagagaggagattcagaggcagatggtGATAGTGACACAGATGGTGacagtgacacagatgttcctgatgttggtgagcatggcgtgGTGTCATGAGGAGTGGCTATGGCTGCCCAATCATCtatgacctaccttagacgccttcataGGGGGCCGGGGCCTTCATCGGAGCCGACgtcggggccggagggtgcagacTCCTCTGCGCCATAGGCTTGTAGATGTATTTACCTTtgttatttgtatggaacatttgatgatgatcatatgatgacatggattttttattccatgagttttgtaatattgtatacatttgacaatatttatatatctatgtttgttatttccttcagctacaatttgtgtttatgcttatgtgatagatcatagatgtatacttgtgtatgtattatgtaatgaaatgagccaagtttgatgatgttattgtgtcttattcaataaagggtgcatgaaacaagttttaaatcttaaaaaatctctaaattttttgagtttttcactttcccgagtccagctgagtctggagccgagtctgacgccgagtcccgagtccaagTCCGATTTGGCCTTGccaagtccgagccgagtccgagtcccgtttctttggtttcaactatcttatgtttcgGTTTGACATTCCCATTAACATCACAAATTACTGTTCTATACATTTTCATTATCTCTTtagctcctagttcttcaatatgacaatgtatgtaaattctatgatcctcaacatatacaactcctttgggtatttttgaaaatgctcctagggtatcatctttcttcgcaatttcaggaataattttaaatatgggtctagggtgcttaacaacttcaattatagtagggtttgcaataaattcaggtgcaaaggaggaagccattatATAAATACCTTAATTGGCCTTTAGgtatgaatgcttgaatgatttgcttcacttctcgctatggatgccttagCTTGGGATTTTTgcactctaaggaaatttgaaagctcgatgaatgaaaaagagccaaaacacttgctttataatgtcatttccttcaactaccacattaaatgtctgccggttaagtgaaacttaacacatctgccagtaaagaagtaattcaacttctcaccatcaaccaagggtaaattagcatgtttttcaatttcttgccatacccccaaaaggtttcttttcagttagatgaagaatctcttgcgggtggagtgatactttgttctaccggtgaaggaataacttcattaacattcatatccgactttctaatccattgttttgagaattcttgttttacctctttcaaactaggtcctttgttatttgtcggtgatgccttacttctacaaaattttgcaatatgtccaatcttgttacaagcataacaagtcacattgtttttctaaatagcttttccatatcctatgccggtatgtgttctgcattggttagataagtgtccaaatcttccgcaaacacaacatcttacattcattctacaattttctgaattatgaccaacttttttgcatttagaacattgactggtgggtgcattggtgttctcaTAATTTccagatctacattgattttctctatgaccatacttgttacaattaaatcatttcccattaaatttgtaggcattaggttgtcttactggtttactatgatcatgattgtttgcagtactgaagctttcaccaaattcaaagccaaggccattagtatctccattaggtttctgatttttcaccatgtaatcaagttcctctgaacttttcttgaatttttctatgttgatttgc includes:
- the LOC131876770 gene encoding uncharacterized protein LOC131876770 is translated as MGYIYEGMDRAKEGIKSIYAGDESKYGPIWQIIDKRWHHQLHRPIHAAAYYLNLAFHFSPTFRADAEVLDGLYLVMEKMAPVGCTQTDLMRELQLFSNAQGETFSHPIAKESRTTMMPDNWWSFFGPTTPNLQKLAIRILSQPCSASGCERNWSMFEHIHSKRRNRLSVEKMNDLIFVHYNLHLRMRKNALKEDDDDYYYYYDDLIVDMVLEMTKKPGGVKTVGNSYHNYVSYEHDTIGKAFINYLAQNNLVATDIVDYLPEDLVEILIERMVGEDDNDGAWQWQHFGGALVRSGREGAAAKQWWWAQAEEAASGHEWRRL